In Thermoanaerobacterium xylanolyticum LX-11, the genomic window TCGATGTTCTTGAAGATCCAATCATAGACCTTTTGACTTCTGCCTCAAAGATATCAGACGTGGTAAATCCCTTTTCTAACGACACTCCCGCTGCTGCGAGAAAGGCAATGTCAGCATTGTACTTTTTTACGTACTCTACAGCATCTGGACCTATCAAAGAATAATTGACGTTTTTAAGATTTCCGCCTGTCACGTGTAAAGTTATATTTGTGTTTCTTGCAAGTTCGGCAGCTATGTTAAGTCCATTGGTTATAACCGTGATGTTCTTTAAGCCTTTGTAGTTAATATACCGTGCTAACTGATAAGTAGTAGACCCTGCATCAAGAAAAATGCTCATTCCCTCTTTAATCACATCTATTGCTTTATTGGCTATCTTCTCTTTTTCTTCGATGTTTTCTTCCATCCTGAATAAAAGTGGAGGAACAACGATGTTTTTCTTCAGCACGCCACCGCCGTAGTTTCTCTCTATAAGCCCTTCTCTTTCAAGCTCATCTAAGTCCCGTCTTATGGTCTCATCTGACACTTGAAACATCTCACAAAGCTCAGATACTTTCACGGATTTTTTCTTCATGAGTATTTCTTTTATCTTATTTCTTCTCGTGGAAGCCAGCATATGACACCATCCTATACAAAATTATCATCTATATTAAAGGCATATACCAATTCATCATCAAATCAATGATAATCATTTTTCTATCTATATATTAACACATATTCGACGTAAAACCAACAATTCCTCTCAAAAATCCAAATTTTTTTGTGTGGTTTTTGTGGAATTATTGGACTATGATTTCATATTTACCCTTAAGATACGAAATCCCACTTTCTATAAATGTGCCTTTTGTGTTTTCCATCAAGATGTTTATATACGGTTTTGTGTCCTTTAAATACTTGAATACTGTTTCGTAATCCAGCAGTCCCTCACCTACAGGCACAAATTCAAACTTTCCTTCATTTATCGAAAAATCTTTAGCATGTACTGCTACAATCCTATCTCCAAACAATTTAAAGGCCTATTCAAAAATAATCTTTTGGCTTTTGTAATTTTCCTCAGTCAAAAGGTTGGCCGGGTCAAATATGACTTGCAAATTGCTGGACTTTACATCATCTATAAGCCTCCTCATGACTTTGGGAGAGTAAATAGGATGGTTGACGCCAGGTTCTATGCCTACTATGACTCCAAATTTTTCGGCTTCCTCAACTAATTCAGATACGCTTTTCACCACTTCATTGTAAGCCTCTTCTGTGAAATTATCAGTCGTGTATCCCATCTTCTCATGCACATTGCCTGTCTCTGTAGCAACAATGCTGCAGCCAAAATCTCTTGCATACCTTAAATGTTCTTTAAAAAGCTCTAATAACAACCTCCTTTCGCTTAAATCTGGATGAATGATGTTTACATAGCATCCTAACACTGCTATTTGAATGTTATGATTTCTGAAATGGCTGCCTATATAGTTAGCCAAACCCGGTGTCAAACTTCCATTTTTGATGTGAAGCTCTGGAAATGATTTACTTAAAGCCAATTGGACTGAAGATAGTCCCAATTTCGAAACCTCTTCAGGCAATCTTTCCAAGGATAATCCTATTAGATCATGTGCCCTTATTCCTAAATTCATAAAATGCACCTCTACACAATTGCTTTTTGCCACTTGGTACCTCTTAGCCTTATAAGGTAAAGAGTGCCTCTTACTGCCCAATCTGTAAACATGCCTATCCATACTCCTACAAGTCCAAATTTCATCACTACTCCAAGTACATATCCTAAAACTATCCTAAAGGCCCACATGCCTATTATAGATGTCATCAATGTGTACTTGGCATCTCCTGCGCCTTTTAAGCCTGCAGGCAGCACGAATGACAATGACCATAAAACCATACAAGCCAAATTAAGCCTCACGACTTTCACAGCGATATCTATGACATCCTGATTTGTGGTGTATATAGATACAAGAAATCTTGCAAAAGGAAACGACACTGCACCAAGTATACCCATACATATACTGGCAAGCCAAGTCATGTAGTAAAGGGACTTTTTTGCGGCTACAGGATCGCCACTGCCCATATCCTGTCCTACGACTATAGTAGAAGCTATGCTTAAAGCGTTGCCGGGAATATTGAATATCTGCTGTACAGAAAAACCTATGGAATTTGCTGCAATTGATGCAGTGCCAAAAAGCACAACAAATACTTGCGTTATCAATTTGCCGCCGCTAAACAAAAGCGATTCAAGGCCGGCAGGAAGTCCAATGTTAAAGATAGATCTAAGCATTTTTATGTCAGGTCTGAAGTGCCACAAATCGTAAAGCTTCACAACACTTGTACCTTTAATCAAGATATACAATGCTACTATAGCACCAATGAGTCTGGACAATCCTATGCCTATTGCAGCACCTTCCACACCTAAACCTTTAAGATTAATGATTTTTATGCCGTATATGAATGCGTAACTTAATATGACGTTTAGGACATTTATAAACACGTTTATATACATAGGCGTTTTCGTATCGCCAGCACCTCTTAATACCCCAAATGCTACCAACTGAGCTGTTATAAATGGATATGTTACAAGGCTTATGCTTAAATACAATATGGCATTGTCAAATACGATTTTTTCTGCTTTGCCAAAAAGCAAAAGCACTATAGGATGCCTTAAAATCCATATTAGAATCGTAATAAATATTGTAATAAGCTCACCGGAGTACATTATCTGTTTGCTGGCTTCATTTGCCGCCTTTTGATTTTTCTGCCCCACATACTGCGCTACAACGACAGTGCCACCAACTGCAAGAGCCGAAAAGAATCCTATTAAAATATTATTTATAGAATCGGCCATCCCTATGGATGAAATCGCCTCTTTCCCAAGTCTGCTGGCAAGTATGGTATTTATTATTCCCATGGAGCTTATAAACGTCTGCTCCGTTATTATAGGTCCAATAAGTTTGAGTATGTCTTTCTTGATAACCATCTATTAACATCCTTTTAGCTAAATTCAAACTGGAAAAATTACCCTTGATACATAAATGACCAAAGTCAAAGTAATGGTGCTAAGCAGTGTAGAAACCATGACTAACTGCGACGCATAGTCTTTGCAATTATCAAATTCTACGGCAATTAAAGCAGTGTTTACTGCGGAAGGTGTAGAAGATGATATCATCAATGCCTGTGCCACAACGCCAGAAAAACCGAATATCTTTATTAAAAGAAATCCGATTATAGGGCCACCTAATAGCCTTGTGACTGCTGATAAATAGACTTCCTTGTTTTTAAAGCTTATATTTGTATACGAAAGTTGAGCACCTAAAGATATAAGTGCAAAAGGCACAAAAGCGTTTTTGATGTACTCAGCAGCAGGCCATATTGGTATTTTTGTCAAATCAACAGGCAACAGTTTTAAAAGCAAAGCCGCTGGAATTGCGTAAATTGTTGGCATAGAAAATATCTTTTTCATGCTGTCTTTAAAGTCCATAGATGCACTGCTGGCCAGAAAAAATCCTATGCTGTTTGTAGATATGTTTTGTATCAAAAGCACCATTATCTGTGCGGTAATCGCCATATTGGCGTAAGGAGTCTTTCCATGTATCAAATACGGACCCGTAGTAAACACAAGTGTTATAAGCGACAGCCCTATATTGCCAGAGTTGTAGAACATGATGGAATTCCTAAAGGCATTTTTATAGCCTTTGTCATAATTTCTTAACTTAGCTATAATGCTGCCGATTGCCACATTTGCCAGAAGCATAGTTATAGCAAATACCAACACTTTCATCATGTTTAGCGGAATCTTAGTCGTATAAATATTTACAAATATAAATCCTGGAACGAAGACGTAAAAATTTATTTTGCTAAAAGAATTTACGTCTAACTTAAACTTGCTGCCAAGGACATATCCTATAAATATTATCAAAAATATAGGAAGAATATCAGATGTCAAAATGTAGTAAAATATTCTCACATCATTCACCTTTGCTTTTAAATTTACAATGTCACACCTGACTTGAAAATGGCGATTTCTTTGAAATTATTCTTCTCATTGTTGACTTTATCGCCGCTGGCTACTTTTAAAACACAGTTTACTAACCTATCTAATACTACATCTATCCCTTCATCTACTATGAGCGTTCCTGCGTTAAAATCGATCCAATTTTTCTTCTTCCTATAAAGCTCTGAATTTGTAGAAATCTTTACAGTAGGCACAAATGTGCCAAAAGGCGTCCCTCTTCCTGTTGTAAAAAGTATCAAATGACATCCTGATGCAGCTAAAGCTGTAGAAGACACAAGATCGTTGCCTGGGCCGTACAAAAGATTAAGTCCTCTCTTTTTCACTGTATCTCCATAATTTAAGACATCTACCACGATTGATTTTCCACCTTTTTGAACACAGCCTAAGGACTTCTCCTCTAATGTAGTTATACCGCCAGCCTTGTTTCCAGGCGATGGATTTTCGTATATAGGTTGATGATGTTCTAAAAAGTACTGCTTATAGCCATTTATCATGTTGACAGTCCTGTTAAAGACATCTTCATCTTGACACCTTTCCATTAGAATCTGCTCTGCCCCAAACATCTCCGGCACTTCTGTCAATACTGCACTACCTCCATGGGATACCATAAAATCTGTAAATGCGCCTAACAATGGATTCGCAGTTATACCTGAAAATCCATCAGAGCCGCCACATTTAAGCCCAACAACCAACTGACTTATGTCTATATCGACTCTTACATCGCCTTTCATCTTCTGATACAGCTCTTTTAAGAGCCTCACTCCTTCTTCGATCTCATCATCAACTTGTTGGGCAATGAGAAACTTCACCCTTTCCTCATCGTATTGGCCCAAATTTTCCTTAAAAGAAGGTATGTTGTTGTTTTCACAGCCTAAACCCAAGACTAAGACACCGCCGGCATTTGGATGCTTCACTATATCTGATAAAATTTTTCTGGTATTTATATGGTCATCTCCCAACTGGGAGCATCCATAGCTGTGTTTAAATATCTGAATATCATCGATTCCTTCAACTTTGACTTCTCTTTTAAATCTTTCTATTATCATCTCTCCTATGCCATTTACACAGCCTACCGTAGGTACGATCCAAAGCTCATTTCTTATGCCAATATCGCCACTTTTCCTTTTGTACCCTTTAAATGTCATGGTTTCTTCATGCTCTTTAGCCACAACAGCTTCTTTTTTGTCATAAACGTAGTTCAAAATATCCCCTAAGTTAGTTTTAATATTGTGGGTATGAACCCATGCACCTTCAGGTATATCTGAAAGTGCATGCCCTATAGAGTAACCGTACTTTACAACATCATGTCCTTTTTTAATCTCCTTTAAAGCAAATTTATGACCTTTTGGCACATCATCAACGATAACTAATGCCTTATCGCCTAACGGAATAACATCGCCTTTTTTCAAATTTCTCAAAGCAACAGCCACATTGTCTGAAGAATTTATTTTTATGAAATCTTTCATAATTTATTTCAGCACCTCTTTTAAAGACTCTTTTATGCCATTCTTCTCAATCGAATACAGATACTCAGTAACAGCATCATTTAGCCCAGTTACACCGTTTAGATCCATCTTCCACACCTTATCGTACGCTAAAACATTTGTTACAATGTTTTTTATTCCATCATAACTGCCATCAAAGTCTTTCCACAGATCTTGATACATCTTTAGAATGTCAGGATCGTCGCTTAATGGTATAACTTCACTGCCCCTTTGCCCTTTGTAAAACTCTATATATGCAGAAAGGGAAAATACCAGTTTTTTAGGCAGTTCTCCATATGCTTTTACGTACTGAAGAAGTGAAGGCAAGACCCTCGTCTCAAACTTTGACATGGAATTTAAAGCAATGCTCATAAGGTAGTGCTTAACGTAAGGATTTTTAAACCTATCAAACACTTCTTCAATGAATTTTTTAACTTCATCTTCCGGCAAATCCAATGTCTTCATGATCTCATCGTAAGCCACACCTTTAATGAATTTTCCTACAACATCATCCTCCATGGCTTCTCCAACAGTATCAATTCCATAAAGGTACGCCACAGGCACCATAGCAGTGTGAAGTCCATTTAATATCCTCACTTTTCTGTCGCGATATGGGGTCACATCATCAACAAATCTTACATTTAAGCCTATCTCCCCCGCAGGAAACTCTTTTTCAATCCATTTTGGTCCCTCTATAACCCACAGGTGAAATATCTCTCCTACATCAATCAAGCTGTCTTCATAGCAAAGCTCTTTTTCAATCTCTAAAGCATCTTCTTTTGGGTATCCTGTCACAATCCTGTCTACAAGAGTCGTGCAGAAAACGTTCCTCTCCAAGACCCAGTCGGCAAATCCTTTTTCAAGATTCCAATAATCTACATACTTAAGAACCATCTCTTTTAGCTTTTCACCGTTTCTGTCAATAAGCTCACAAGGAAAAATTATAAGCCCTTTATCACTGCCGCCATTAAAATATTTATACCTTCTGTACATGAAAGCAGTGAGTTTTGCAGGAAAACTGTTGTGTGGGATAGCATCAAACGTATCATTTTCATCAAATGCAATGCCTGCCTCTGTAGTATTGGATATCACAAATCTTATGGTTTCTGATTCAGCCACCTTTAAAAACGCCTCGTAGTCATCATAGGGATTAATACCTCTACTTATGCTGTTTACAACCTTATAAGACCTTTCAGCCTTTCCATCCTTTATTCCTTGAAGTATGAGGGTGTAAAGTCCATCCTGCTCATTTAATTTATCCACCAATCCACCTCTTAAAGGCTGCACAACGACGACGCTTCCATTAAAAACACCTTTTTCGTTCATCTCATCAATCATCCAGTCCGCAAACGCCCTTAGAAAATTCCCTTCTCCAAACTGTACGACTTTCTCTGGGTATCTTTTATAATCCTTATATACCTTCGACGATAACCTCATCATTTTCTTCCTCCTTAGTTCGATTTTTAGCACACGTGAACATTTTACTTTAAAAAAAATATTTTATTGAATTTCATTGTCAATATTTAACTTCGTAAAAGGCTCTGTCAAAGCACCTTCCACTACTACATTTTTCAACCTAAGATTTTTAATGTTGTTAAGGTAAAATCCATTTCTGCACATTTCTTCTACAAAGCTAAGCATCTCAGGATAATCAGGCTTAGCATTTAAGTCAAAGCTTACATAGATATTCTCCATATCAACTCTCTCAATTTTTCTCTCAGGAAGCCCATACATGTATCCTGCCGCAACCTGAGTATCAATGCATGTTATGTCTTTTAGATAAATATTGCCGACATACGGCGTCCTGTCATCTACAGGAAGCTTTTCCTTGCTCCACACGTATTCAGTCTTGCCATCAGCATCGCAAAAATAAAAGCTATTTATTGTAAAAGGCGTCAAAACTCCTTCCATTCTAATATTGGAAGCGTGTATCTCATCGATGACTCCAGTCTTACCTCTGCCTCTTCTGGTCTTTATGCGTATGCCACGGTCAGTCTTTCTAAATATACAATTCTCTACATGGACATTTTTTACACCGCCTGACATCTCGCTTCCTATTACGACAGCACCGTGACCGTATTCCATAAGACAGTTTCTTATGATAAGATTTTCCGATGGCATAGGAAGCTTTTGGCTTACAGACAACTTTCCTGATTTTATGGCAATGCAGTCATCACCAACGGAAAATCTGGTGCCTACAATGAGAACATCTTTACATGACTCAGGATCGAGACCATCAGTATTTGGTGCATCTTTCGGATTTTCGATGTTCAAATTCACAAATTTAAGGTTTTGTGACATCAAAGGATGTATCGTCCACGACGGCGAATTCTTTATTGTGATGCCTTCTATCAATACGTTTTTGCACTTATTTAAATAAACTGTTCTCGGTCTCCATGCGATTCTTTTAACTTTCGCGTCCTGCCACCATGTATCAAAACTGGAATTGCCGTCTATAATACCATCGCCTATGATATTCACATTTTCCACAGAAATGCCAGTTATGAGGCTTGCAAACATATTATTTGTTTCGCCTTCCCAAGATCCCAAATAGCCATTTTTAAATTCTTGGCTATCTATCTCTCCAGGAAGGATAGGGTACATCTCCCTCCCTTTTGCTCCTAATAACACAGCACCTTTACCTAATTCTATAGTTATATTGCTTTTTAAAAAAATCGGGTATGTCAAGTAAACACCTTCAGGAAAATACACCCTTCCTCCATCAGGACACGCCATTATGGCTGCTTGTATAGAAAAAGTATCAAGACGCTTTCCGTCACCAACAGCACCAAAGTCCTTTACATTAATATACGCTGTCTCTGGTTTTGTCTGTTGGAATACAGTTAATCTTTCTCCTGTTTCTTCATTCTTTAGTGTAATTTCATACTGTCCGCTCGGCTGTAAATTTTTTACCGTCCACACACTCCTATCGACATCGCCCATATAATCTGAATTAACGTACAACTGATACTTTTTCTCTAAATAATAAGGCTTTGAACTTTTCAATTCAAACGTAATTGTGGTAGATGTAGTTGATATTACTTTTAATTCTTCCAATCGAATCACTCTTTCTTTAAAGAATCATCCTTTTAATCCGCTTGTAGATATACCTTCAACAAAGTACTTTTGAGCCGAGAAAAATACTACGATTGAAGGTATAAGAGCTATAACCGACATTGCGATTATCTTGTTCCATTCAAAGTTGCCAGACGTAGCATCCATAGCCATCTTCAAAGCTATTGAAACAGGATACTTGCTGACAGTTGAAATGTAGATAAGAGGACCCATAAAGTCATTCATAGACCACATAAATTGAAATATCGTTACAGACACAATTGCTGGCGTAATCACAGGCAGCAATATCCTCGTCAGTATCGTAAATGAATTACATCCGTCTATCTTTGCAGCTTCATCAAGCTCCTTTGGTATGCCCCTCATAAACTGTATAATCATGAACACGAAAAACGCTTCTGCTGCAAATATATCATTTGCATACAGAGGAATAAATGTATCCAGCAGATGCAGTTGCTTCCAAAACAAATAAAGCGGTATCCTTAAAACGATCTGTGGCAAAAACATCGTCGAAATCAGTATTGCGAATAAAGGCTTTTTAAATGGAAAATCAAACCTCGAAAAACCATATGCTGTCAATACAGATGAAATTACTGTAAACACCACTTTAGGAATGACGTACTTAAAAGTATTCAAGTAATACGTTGCAAATGTGTACTGAGTACCTGTTATCCAACCTTTTACATACGGTGTAAAGTCGATCCTTTTTGGTATGAAGCTTATTGATGAAAATATCTCGCTGTTTGTCTTAAATGACGCTCCTACAAGCCAGACAATTGGATACAGCATTATAATAGCGCCAATTGTCAGTATTGCATATCTCACAGCTAAGTTGACTTTTCTTCTAAACTCTCTTTTCCTATACCCTTTATCCATCTTAAGGTTTATATTATTGAATGCTGTCTCGTTGTTCATCATGACTCGCCTCCTCCTTCATCTGAATAAAACACCCAGTACTTTGACGATGAGAATACAAACATTGTAAATATCATTATTATTATGAAGAGGAACCATGATATAGCGCTGCCATATCCCATATTGAAGAACTTAAATGAATTGTCGTAAATCATCATTGGCAAAAGATACGTCTTATAGAGAGGACCACCTTGCGTTATCATGTAAGGTCCATTGAATTCTTGGAAAGCTTGTATAAGCTGCATTACCAAGTTGAAAAATATTATAGGTGTCAAAAGCGGGATGGTGACTTTAAAGAATGTCTTGATCTTACCTGCACCATCAACTGCTGCTGCCTCATAAAGCTCTTGTGGTATATCCTTCAAACCTGCCAAGAAAATAACCATGGTAGAACCAAACTCCCATACTCTTAAAGCACTTATGGTAAATATCGCTCCTAAACCTGTCGAAAACCAACCTACCGGCTTTATACCAAATACCCCCAAAACCTGATTTACAAGCCCTGTATTTGCAAATACAAACTTCCACAAAACAGCTATAGCAATATTTCCTCCGAGAATCGATGGGACATAATACGCTGTACGGTAAAAATTTATTCCTTTTAGCTTGTAATTCAAGATAAAAGCTATAAAAAGCGAGAATATAAGCTTTAATGGCACTGTAATTACAACATACTCCAACGTTGCAGTAAATGACGTCCAGAATGTGCTATCATGAAACATATTGACGTAATTTTGAATACCAATAAATTGCGGTGCATTAATAATATTGTAATTTGTGAAACTTAATATTAAAGATGTCACAAACGGATATATGGTAAATATCACAAGACCGATAAGCCACGGCAGTATATATAAAAGCCCTATGCGCCTGTTTTCCATCAAAACCCTCCTATCAATACAAAGTGGATGCAATTAATTAAATGCGTGGAACTACAGTTTTCTCTCTGTAGTTCCACAAATTGACCACAGTGTTTTATTTTGTTATTTGACTTAGCACATTCTGAAGATTTGTATACATCTCTTTTGCGGCTTGATCAACCGTTTCTTGGTTGTATGAAATCTTGTCTATAGTCTGATCATATACTTGTTGAAGCTTTGGATCCTCCAAATACGGGCTTAATGGCAAACCTGGATTTGACTCCAATATCTGCAAACCTTCATACTCTAATCCTGATATTTTTCCGTCCTTTTTAAGTGTATCTACAGCGGATTTACTTACAGGTATTCCTCTGCTGGTACCCATTGCTTCTACGCCTTGTGGATCATTCAAGATGAAATTCAAGAATGTAGCTGCTTCTTTTGGATATTTGCAGTCTTTATTGATGGCAAAAAGCATTGATGGCTTTAATATAGCCGCTGATGTCTTAGCATCAGAATTCATAGGAAGTCCTGCTGTCACAAGTTCCATGTTGTTTTGCTTTATTGGAGTTGCTTCTTTTGATATTGCACTTGTCCATTCAAACAAGCCTGCAAATTTGCCATTTAAGAAGCTTGGAAGCTGTGCTATTGGTGCAAGCCCATTGCCGCCTTCTGCAGCTATTGACTGAATTGGAGTAGTAACTTTTTTGTCTAATAAAGTCTTGTAGAACGATAATGCTGTCTTTATATCGTCTTGAGTGAAATTAAGCTTGCCATCTGTTGTGAGGAATGGTTTTCCTGTCTCCTGCTCTGCGTAAGTCATAGATAAAAGCCAAGAATCATAAGAACCTGTTACGATTGGGTAACTGCCTTTCGGGAACTTTGAAGCATCATTAATAAGGTCATCCCATGTTTTAGGTATCGTTGCACCGTATTTGTCGTACATCGTCTTATTTACGTACAGCACTCTTCCAGTCATAGCTACTGGTATGCCATTCAGTTTACCGTTAACAGTTCCTGTAGCCAAAATATCTTTAGAATAATTGTCTAATCCCAGTTCGCTTGACAGCTTGTTCAAATCGTAAAAACCATTACCGTCTTTAGAGAATAGTGGCAACCAGTTCCAGTTTATCTGCATTATGTCTGCAGCAGTGCCACCTGCCATTTGTGTTGTCTGTTTGTCAAGGTATCCATCCCAACCAGCATATTCTGCTTGTATCTTTATATTTGGGTATTTCTGCTCAAAGAGCTTTATAGCATTTAATGTTGCCTGATGCCTTGTGTCATCGCCCCACCATGAAAATCTCAGCGTTACTTGTTTTGCTGGCTGACTTTCGGATGTCTTTGTACTGCTATTTGTATTTTTCTGGCTCGTTGAATTGTTTGATGAGCCACATCCTGTAAGTAATGTGGAAATACCTAGAGCTGCCGCAAGTGCTAATGCTACTAGTTTTTTCATAGATGATCCTCCTTAAAAATTTTTTTATTTTTGCATGTACAAAGATGTTGAATTTGACCTCCCTTTATCACCCCTTTCAAATGCATAATTTATTGTATTTTAATTATTTCACTGTATGCCATCATTAATGCTCCTACGCCTTTAGGATCGTCATAAACAACCTTTTCTGATATATAGTAGTCGTAACTTCCA contains:
- a CDS encoding ABC transporter substrate-binding protein — encoded protein: MKKLVALALAAALGISTLLTGCGSSNNSTSQKNTNSSTKTSESQPAKQVTLRFSWWGDDTRHQATLNAIKLFEQKYPNIKIQAEYAGWDGYLDKQTTQMAGGTAADIMQINWNWLPLFSKDGNGFYDLNKLSSELGLDNYSKDILATGTVNGKLNGIPVAMTGRVLYVNKTMYDKYGATIPKTWDDLINDASKFPKGSYPIVTGSYDSWLLSMTYAEQETGKPFLTTDGKLNFTQDDIKTALSFYKTLLDKKVTTPIQSIAAEGGNGLAPIAQLPSFLNGKFAGLFEWTSAISKEATPIKQNNMELVTAGLPMNSDAKTSAAILKPSMLFAINKDCKYPKEAATFLNFILNDPQGVEAMGTSRGIPVSKSAVDTLKKDGKISGLEYEGLQILESNPGLPLSPYLEDPKLQQVYDQTIDKISYNQETVDQAAKEMYTNLQNVLSQITK